A genomic stretch from Erigeron canadensis isolate Cc75 chromosome 9, C_canadensis_v1, whole genome shotgun sequence includes:
- the LOC122583328 gene encoding uncharacterized protein LOC122583328 encodes MKDTYTCAAFSIEFVRIELLMTFDVPLSCCCTWGWHKLLLLSDQVRSFIWSQVGNGQLISAWFDKWAPQCPLINFITPRDIRDAGFSLSMRLSDIWNNGNWLWPTAWYDLYPVLINLPILNFNNERDKLVWKDNNDTIMLFSTWGVWNTIRYREQPVSWHSIVWFSQCIPRHSFFMWLILRKKLKTEDLMMKWGVGVWNGVRSLAGMADVSGKMDDIMDWLLVRAKSRSVRNILGRLVVAATAYYVWQERNAHLFTKDTRNVAAIQKIIKSTVRWRLASLKFKNTPNVVRLLEAWDIPWNIDLQSDVV; translated from the exons ATGAAG Gatacttatacttgtgctgctttcag tATTGAGtttgtgcgtatagagttacttatgacATTTGACGTGCctctgtcttgtt GTTGCACTTGGGGTTGGCATAAATTGCTGTTATTAAGTGATCAGGTGCGTTCCTTCATTTGGTCACAAGTTGGTAACGGCCAATTAATTTCAGCATGGTTTGATAAATGGGCTCCTCAATGCCCGCTTATCAATTTTATCACACCTCGTGATATTCGTGATGCTGGATTCTCTTTGTCGATGCGTTTATCTGATATATGGAATAATGGTAATTGGTTGTGGCCAACTGCCTGGTATGATTTGTATCCGGTGTTAATTAATCTTCCGATTCTGAATTTTAATAATGAGCGTGATAAGCTGGTTTGGAAGGACAATAATGATACTATTATGCTGTTTTCAACGTGGGGAGTATGGAACACAATTAGATATCGTGAGCAACCTGTTTCATGGCATTCTATCGTGTGGTTTTCACAATGTATACCTCGACACTCATTCTTTATGTGGCTCATACTCAGGAAGAAGTTAAAGACTGAAGATTTAATGATGAAGTGGGGTGTCGGG GTTTGGAATGGGGTTAGGTCATTAGCTGGCATGGCTGATGTTTCTGGAAAAATGGATGATATTATGGATTGGCTTTTGGTTCGTGCTAAATCAAGATCGGTCAGAAATATCCTTGGAAGACTTGTAGTTGCAGCAACAGCGTATTATGTGTGGCAGGAACGGAATGCTCATTTATTTACCAAGGATACTAGGAATGTGGCTGCTATTCAGAAGATTATTAAGTCGACAGTTAGATGGAGACTTGCTTCTTTGAAATTCAAGAATACGCCTAATGTCGTGAGGTTGCTGGAAGCATGGGACATACCTTGGAATATTGATCTCCAAAGTGATGTAGTTTAA